The following DNA comes from Centroberyx gerrardi isolate f3 chromosome 4, fCenGer3.hap1.cur.20231027, whole genome shotgun sequence.
aagTTAGAATAgtcttaaaaatataaatttacAGAAACCAGGCATTTAAACAGAAATAGACATTTATAGGCTATTGTCTCTATAAAGCTGTACACTTTTGGCCAGTGTAGACAATTTTAAAGTAATTTAGGATTGCACAGATGTTAAAACATTTAACACTGTCGAGTGGCTGTATGCAAAAGCAACCATGAATGCTACATTTGTACTGGATAGAAGTCATTCGGcgatttcctctctctctcccctgacCGTTCAGTCCTGAGAGTCCGGGGTTCAGGCTGCGCTCCGCCGGTCCGCACCGAGCCGGAGCAGCGGTCGGGTTTCTCCCACCGTCCCCGgttttctcccctcttctccggCGAAGGAGGGGTAAGGTGGGGGGTAGTCCTCCTCAAGATCCTCAAAAAATGCGTGGCAATAGTGCAAAACACCTGAGGAACGAAAAAGATACGATTACATCATTTTTCCCCGAAAGAAGACAAAAGCAAAACCACGGAGACAGCCATTCCGCAGAAAGACGTGAGTCAGTTTGAGGAAACAAGAGACAGCAATCTCAGCAGAAGGCGTCACCCTTTACCCAAGCCTTTTCCCGCCACACCATGACGCAGTTCCCCTCCCCCAGCCTCTagtattactgctgctactactattactactatcactactactgcaattTCTCCACGACTGGCCAAGCCTACTACAAACCCTCCCAGCCCCCATTCACGCCTGCCAGCAAACCTATACACCAATAATACAGATAATAACACGGAATATACAGATTATTATAAGGCACAATCATAACCCACAACATTACATGTCTTAAGTGTAACGCTGTAACCTAGCCATATTAGACCGATACATGTATTTAAACAGGgttaaatatgaaaaacaaagcttCATACCTTCAGCGAATTCTCTTTCGTGGAGTTTGTTCCACGGCAATTGGAGACTTGGAGTGGTGGCAAGCGCTCAGATCAGATTTTGTGTCAGCAGCCCTCTTTCGTTTCACGAAGAAGTCtgtaggaaagaaaaaaaatcagttagACATCACAGACATTCTCGTGGAGTAAAATTACGCACGGAGGCGAGCGAGCAAACAGGGAATAATTTGGCTACAAGACGCAACTAAACTCATTCCCTTTATTTCTCGTGCGTAAAAAACGTCATAGGCTATAGGTTTTCTATGTCTCAACCAGTTTGTGTGATATTTACCTGTGATATGTGTCGTGTTGATGTCAGTAGTGGCCGTCCTCTTGCGTCTAACACACGGGACCTGTCTGCCAGTCGTTTTCCCTGAGTTGAGCTTGTCTGTGCGATTCTCCTGGTTGACTTCAACCGGGCAGggagtgctgctgctttctggggCGGCCAAGCGGTCCAGTACATCCACAAGAGGGGTTTCTGGGAGGCCAGAGTCCGAGGAGGGCTTCGCCTTGACGGGCGTAACAACCACTCGGGTCCGCCCGACCTGTACGGAGTCCTGGTAGAAGACCGGGGTCGTATCCACGGGGCTCTCCTCCCACTTGTAATCCCCATCCAGCGGGGTGTTGCCCTCAAAATTAAAGTTCCACCTCTGCTGGTCCCTCTCGGAAATCTCCCGCAGCTTGACTTTCATCTCCCGGTTCAGTTCGTCGTGATCCACCGGTCCGAAGAGGTTGCGGCAGACGCCGGTGCGTCTGTGGAGAGGGAAGGTCCTCCTGGCCACCAGCCGCTCCAGCGCGCTGCTCGATAACTGGACGTTGGACATCTCCAAACCTCTCCGAAAACCCAGTTAGAAACGAGTTAGGAAGCAAAACACGAGATGCCCGATGTGGTCGATTGATCCCTGATGTGAGAGTATCGcggattgttgttgttgtgtgtgtatgtgtgtgcgtgtccttGTTTGTATGTCTCCTTACGCCACACAATCCTGTTTAAATGTACCTTCGCT
Coding sequences within:
- the LOC139912911 gene encoding cyclin-dependent kinase inhibitor 1C-like, with amino-acid sequence MSNVQLSSSALERLVARRTFPLHRRTGVCRNLFGPVDHDELNREMKVKLREISERDQQRWNFNFEGNTPLDGDYKWEESPVDTTPVFYQDSVQVGRTRVVVTPVKAKPSSDSGLPETPLVDVLDRLAAPESSSTPCPVEVNQENRTDKLNSGKTTGRQVPCVRRKRTATTDINTTHITDFFVKRKRAADTKSDLSACHHSKSPIAVEQTPRKRIR